The following coding sequences are from one Pigmentibacter sp. JX0631 window:
- a CDS encoding biliverdin-producing heme oxygenase — protein MDKKIYSVLNEKSIRELLKEQTKDYHNSVENLNYLSKDSISKIDYINFLKIFYRVIDPIEQLYIIKFKSEIDNYFQPSFKTDLILSDLKNLAVDLKQIKKTEFLPKIESKYEMVGVLYVLEGSVLGSAMLYNKLIALFGEEFRDKLNYLYGYGKDNFVKWKQFLKFLDEFKIIDDSSKLELIEAAKNMFNCFANEFRVS, from the coding sequence ATGGATAAAAAAATCTATAGCGTTTTAAATGAAAAAAGTATTAGAGAGTTATTAAAAGAACAAACTAAAGATTATCACAATTCTGTTGAAAATTTAAATTATCTTAGTAAAGATTCTATTTCGAAAATTGATTATATTAATTTTTTAAAGATTTTTTATAGAGTAATTGATCCTATCGAACAATTATATATTATAAAATTTAAATCAGAGATAGATAACTACTTTCAGCCAAGTTTTAAAACTGATTTAATTTTATCCGATTTAAAAAATTTAGCTGTAGATTTAAAACAAATTAAAAAAACAGAATTTTTACCTAAAATTGAGTCAAAATATGAGATGGTAGGGGTTTTATATGTATTAGAAGGATCCGTCTTAGGTTCTGCAATGCTTTATAATAAATTAATTGCACTTTTTGGAGAAGAATTTAGAGATAAATTAAATTACTTGTATGGATATGGGAAAGATAATTTTGTGAAATGGAAACAGTTCCTTAAATTCTTAGATGAATTTAAAATAATAGATGATAGTTCTAAACTAGAGCTTATAGAGGCAGCAAAAAATATGTTTAATTGTTTTGCAAATGAATTTCGGGTTTCATAA
- a CDS encoding phospholipase D-like domain-containing protein, whose protein sequence is MLFKIKLFILVCLFFVKYYANAQYNSSDLYLSYNFMKNLYLKYQENQPNWGGLVGLLPLNNWSHNINDFSINLWRTPISKEYPTKQFVDYVEYSVARTENVVHISTLWFTPGNSMEEALKRAISYLNQKSFEQQKFIRIRIMFSMYKASPLPTKNATEKVIEYLLPEGISPYLDLSVINYRNPVAFNHSKIIAIDRDQLFTGGANFPDRDYDDLEDPVNDLTIELNLPYVAELGRVYLSKIALESKLGDEFSLNSIACTNTEKSECTVSNRWYEPTDPNLNIFNIPVILQNYNKEYILGAGKMMSAKDYNDAEFSTNALLSMMDNAQYEINISQQSIRNITPNSTEIQNSTCAVIGKALSRGVKVNILLSSFSGQGPLLGYTESSFSDKATIKCIIKNTIDTYSIDPTGALERLSILRIARWFNFNGYKYGSARNHVKLIMADNKMAYIGSENLYYNNHAEFGIFIHSDLLVSKVRKEYWDPSYARAYSSYSSN, encoded by the coding sequence ATGCTTTTTAAAATAAAATTATTCATTCTAGTCTGTTTATTTTTTGTAAAATATTATGCAAACGCTCAATACAATAGTTCTGATCTTTATTTGTCTTATAATTTTATGAAGAATTTATATCTTAAATATCAAGAAAACCAGCCTAACTGGGGTGGTTTAGTGGGTCTCCTGCCTTTAAATAATTGGAGTCATAACATAAATGATTTTTCTATTAATTTGTGGAGAACACCAATTAGTAAAGAATACCCAACTAAACAATTTGTAGATTATGTGGAATATTCAGTAGCAAGAACGGAAAACGTAGTCCATATTTCAACACTGTGGTTTACTCCAGGGAATTCTATGGAAGAAGCCTTAAAAAGAGCTATTTCTTATTTAAATCAAAAATCATTTGAGCAACAAAAATTTATTAGAATAAGAATCATGTTTAGTATGTATAAAGCGTCTCCTTTACCAACAAAAAACGCTACAGAAAAAGTAATTGAATATTTGCTACCTGAAGGTATTTCTCCTTATTTAGATTTAAGTGTTATAAATTATAGAAATCCTGTTGCTTTTAATCATTCAAAAATAATCGCAATAGATAGAGATCAGCTCTTTACTGGAGGAGCGAATTTTCCAGATAGAGATTATGATGATCTTGAAGATCCAGTTAATGATTTAACCATAGAATTGAATCTTCCTTATGTAGCAGAACTAGGAAGAGTATATTTAAGTAAAATTGCATTAGAGAGTAAATTAGGAGATGAATTTAGTTTAAATAGCATTGCCTGTACAAATACTGAAAAATCTGAATGCACTGTATCCAATCGTTGGTATGAACCAACTGATCCAAATTTAAATATTTTTAATATACCTGTAATTCTTCAAAACTATAACAAAGAATATATATTAGGTGCCGGAAAAATGATGAGTGCTAAGGATTATAATGATGCAGAATTTTCCACTAATGCTTTACTAAGTATGATGGATAATGCGCAGTATGAAATCAATATTTCGCAACAAAGCATAAGAAATATCACACCAAATAGTACTGAAATTCAAAATTCTACATGTGCTGTTATAGGGAAAGCTCTTTCTCGAGGAGTTAAAGTAAATATTCTTTTGTCATCTTTTTCAGGACAAGGACCATTATTGGGTTATACTGAAAGTTCTTTCAGCGATAAAGCAACGATAAAATGTATAATAAAAAATACAATCGATACATACAGCATTGATCCTACAGGAGCTCTAGAAAGATTAAGTATTTTAAGAATTGCTAGATGGTTTAATTTCAATGGCTATAAATATGGTAGTGCAAGGAATCATGTAAAATTAATTATGGCAGATAATAAAATGGCATATATTGGTTCTGAAAATTTATATTACAATAATCATGCTGAATTTGGAATATTTATTCATTCAGATTTACTTGTCTCAAAAGTAAGAAAAGAATATTGGGACCCTTCTTATGCTAGGGCTTATTCTTCATATAGCAGTAATTAA
- a CDS encoding beta-propeller fold lactonase family protein has translation MFTKLRTAMLVSLLAVACSKGGGGGGGGGSSSGDITVSPSQPNPLKVEKTYYFYVVNRDKSTVSKCTINQDNGSLKDCIATGGSFSDPIGITINGDYAYVTNNKKWSTSGTITMCQIEKTTGVLSNCKETPDGVVFNNIAAITNRNGYIYVTNYNGGLTKCAINSKTGTLSGCNFTPTSVKSIGIILANKYFYLTNYEKNIVEKCVINNDESIGVCSSTNFTFVKPNGIAIYNGLAYVAAEGDSKVYKCGIKADGTFENCSATGADNYYSPRSINIINGFAYVTSISSGEITICAVNATSSNLENCKRFTDKNTFASFQEGTAYYVYTTAPTIASATAYLSANTPNKVYACTIDLSNNSLKNCKETGTAFNGPTASIVNGSNLYVGNKNGASITKCIIGTDNSLTNCNLIPINTFSDVHDLKIVNKYLYFTSYFDNKIGRCVFNEAAGNIEKCVKALDINHPDSIEFKDKKAYITSGDGAHKTFICDFDAATGAITKCDPSGSFGVGKSPTLIDIITTTSAKGTFSYIYIPNEAGYLARCIISPAGELSDCKDAESGISGPYSVKYFNDKLYVLSRSSGKISACSINSATGLLSECNEVLKDTPPMGAGSKLHGFTLAVFKK, from the coding sequence ATGTTTACAAAATTGCGAACCGCTATGTTAGTTTCCCTTTTGGCTGTTGCCTGTAGTAAAGGCGGTGGCGGAGGGGGAGGAGGAGGCTCCTCAAGTGGGGATATTACGGTTTCTCCATCACAACCAAACCCATTAAAAGTTGAGAAAACTTATTACTTTTATGTGGTTAATAGGGACAAAAGTACAGTTTCTAAATGTACCATTAATCAAGATAATGGTTCGTTAAAAGATTGTATTGCTACAGGAGGAAGTTTTTCTGATCCAATAGGTATTACTATTAATGGTGACTATGCTTATGTTACCAATAATAAAAAATGGAGTACTTCAGGTACTATTACTATGTGCCAAATAGAAAAAACTACTGGTGTATTAAGTAATTGTAAAGAAACTCCAGATGGTGTTGTATTTAACAATATAGCAGCCATCACAAATAGAAATGGTTATATTTATGTCACAAACTACAATGGTGGTTTAACTAAGTGTGCTATAAATAGTAAAACTGGTACATTAAGTGGATGTAATTTTACTCCAACTAGTGTTAAATCAATTGGAATTATTTTAGCGAATAAATATTTCTATTTAACAAATTATGAAAAAAATATTGTTGAAAAATGCGTAATAAATAATGATGAATCCATAGGTGTTTGTTCTTCAACAAACTTCACATTTGTTAAGCCAAACGGTATTGCTATCTACAATGGATTAGCTTATGTCGCAGCAGAGGGTGATAGTAAGGTTTACAAATGCGGCATCAAAGCTGATGGTACATTTGAAAATTGCTCTGCAACTGGTGCTGACAATTATTATTCACCACGTTCAATAAATATTATTAATGGTTTTGCTTACGTAACAAGTATTTCTTCAGGAGAAATTACAATTTGTGCAGTAAATGCAACTAGTTCTAATTTAGAAAATTGTAAACGTTTCACTGATAAAAATACTTTTGCAAGTTTCCAAGAAGGTACTGCATACTACGTTTATACAACTGCACCAACTATTGCCTCAGCTACGGCTTATTTATCTGCAAACACTCCTAATAAAGTGTATGCTTGTACTATTGACCTATCAAATAACTCTTTGAAAAATTGTAAAGAAACAGGAACTGCATTTAACGGTCCAACTGCTTCAATAGTTAATGGTAGTAATTTATATGTAGGTAATAAAAACGGAGCTTCTATTACTAAATGTATAATTGGTACTGATAACTCATTAACTAACTGTAATTTAATACCAATAAACACATTTTCAGATGTGCATGACCTTAAAATTGTTAACAAGTATTTGTATTTTACAAGTTACTTTGATAACAAAATAGGTAGATGTGTATTTAACGAAGCTGCTGGGAATATTGAAAAATGTGTAAAAGCACTTGATATTAACCATCCAGATTCTATAGAATTCAAAGATAAAAAAGCATACATTACATCAGGTGATGGTGCACACAAAACATTTATTTGTGACTTTGATGCTGCTACAGGGGCTATAACTAAATGCGATCCATCAGGTTCTTTTGGAGTTGGAAAATCACCTACTCTAATTGATATAATTACTACTACATCAGCTAAAGGAACATTCTCTTACATTTACATACCAAATGAAGCTGGTTATTTAGCTCGTTGTATAATTTCTCCAGCAGGAGAACTTAGCGACTGTAAAGATGCTGAATCTGGTATTTCAGGCCCTTATTCAGTAAAATACTTCAATGATAAATTGTATGTATTAAGCCGTTCAAGTGGTAAAATTTCAGCTTGTAGTATTAACTCTGCAACTGGATTACTCAGTGAATGTAATGAAGTGTTAAAAGACACTCCACCAATGGGTGCTGGCTCTAAGTTACATGGATTTACTTTAGCAGTATTTAAAAAATAG
- the hxpB gene encoding hexitol phosphatase HxpB produces the protein MLEINKTKSVIFDMDGVIVDSEPLWLEAELQIFKSFGLILTPKDCELTKGMRLANIVDFWYKKRNWNNVTQEEIGKKLEAKLIELIAEKATAKEGLFEVLIKLKQNNISLAICSSSPLSLIKAVCNKLNLFSYFDILQSAENCEFGKPHPEPYISTMLKLNTTFNKCFVIEDTVTGAISAKAARMKVIAIPEGENYFSSKYDFCDYKFKTLSEIIPYIS, from the coding sequence ATGCTAGAAATAAATAAAACAAAGTCAGTTATATTTGATATGGATGGAGTTATTGTAGATTCAGAACCCTTATGGTTGGAAGCTGAATTACAAATATTTAAATCCTTTGGACTTATATTAACACCAAAAGATTGTGAACTTACAAAAGGAATGCGACTAGCTAATATTGTTGATTTTTGGTATAAAAAACGCAATTGGAACAATGTTACACAAGAAGAAATTGGCAAAAAACTTGAGGCCAAACTAATAGAACTTATTGCAGAAAAAGCAACTGCAAAAGAGGGTCTTTTTGAAGTACTAATTAAATTAAAACAAAATAATATTTCATTAGCGATTTGTTCTTCTTCTCCTTTATCATTAATAAAAGCTGTTTGTAACAAGTTAAATTTATTTTCTTATTTTGATATTTTGCAATCAGCTGAAAACTGCGAATTTGGAAAACCACATCCTGAACCATATATTTCTACAATGTTAAAATTAAATACGACTTTTAATAAATGTTTTGTTATTGAGGATACAGTAACAGGAGCCATATCTGCTAAAGCTGCACGTATGAAAGTAATTGCTATTCCGGAAGGTGAAAATTATTTTTCCTCGAAATATGACTTTTGTGACTATAAATTTAAAACTCTATCTGAAATTATTCCATACATAAGTTAA
- the rpsO gene encoding 30S ribosomal protein S15, translated as MQITTEQRAEIISKYRTHESDTGSPEVQIALLTARINQLTDHFRVHSKDYAGRRGLLSLVSQRRSLLDYLKRKNVASYQKIIGELNIRR; from the coding sequence ATGCAAATTACTACTGAACAACGTGCAGAAATTATTTCTAAATACCGTACTCATGAGTCTGATACTGGTTCACCTGAAGTACAAATTGCTTTACTTACAGCTCGTATTAATCAGTTAACTGATCACTTTCGCGTACACTCTAAAGACTATGCTGGCCGCCGTGGTTTATTATCTTTAGTAAGCCAACGTCGTAGTTTATTAGACTATTTAAAGCGCAAAAATGTTGCTAGTTATCAAAAAATTATTGGCGAATTAAATATCCGTCGTTAA